A part of Arthrobacter dokdonellae genomic DNA contains:
- a CDS encoding NUDIX hydrolase: MDSDEPLAPLEDACTVVLLRDGAAGLEVLLLERPRTSRAFACAWVFPGGKVDPEDRIGHDGGRLPDDLAALAAGVREVAEETGQLLAPEDLIRLSQWTPMQRIPRRFRTWFLVAQAPSSAVAVNPGEHESFAWLPPAEALGRHERGTMVLAPPTWVTLRQLGGFATVAQALEHAAAGAPFSYNSHLLKHDGVASLAGTRSGVVWAGDEAYPDPAEAGPAGARHRLDMTSLPWIFEHSGGSVPPGASTD, encoded by the coding sequence ATGGACTCGGATGAACCGCTGGCACCGTTGGAAGACGCCTGTACCGTGGTGCTCCTGCGCGATGGCGCGGCGGGGCTCGAGGTGCTGCTGCTGGAACGGCCCCGCACCAGCCGTGCGTTCGCCTGCGCGTGGGTGTTTCCGGGCGGAAAAGTTGATCCGGAGGACCGCATCGGCCACGACGGCGGCCGGCTGCCGGACGACCTGGCCGCGCTGGCCGCAGGAGTGCGCGAGGTGGCCGAGGAGACCGGCCAGCTGCTGGCGCCGGAGGACCTCATCCGCCTGTCCCAGTGGACTCCCATGCAGCGGATTCCGCGCCGCTTCCGCACCTGGTTCCTCGTGGCGCAAGCTCCGTCATCGGCAGTGGCCGTCAACCCGGGAGAGCATGAATCCTTTGCCTGGCTGCCCCCGGCCGAGGCCCTCGGCCGGCACGAGCGCGGGACGATGGTGCTGGCGCCGCCCACCTGGGTCACGCTGCGGCAGTTGGGCGGGTTCGCCACCGTGGCGCAGGCGCTCGAGCATGCGGCCGCCGGGGCACCGTTTTCCTATAACAGCCACCTCTTGAAGCACGACGGCGTGGCCTCCTTGGCGGGGACGCGTTCCGGCGTCGTGTGGGCCGGGGACGAGGCGTACCCAGACCCCGCAGAGGCTGGCCCGGCTGGCGCCCGACACCGGCTGGACATGACCTCGCTGCCCTGGATTTTTGAGCACAGCGGCGGATCCGTGCCTCCTGGCGCTTCAACGGACTAG
- a CDS encoding ABC transporter ATP-binding protein, whose amino-acid sequence MSPNIPAIEVSGLRKRFGQTTALDGLDLRVEKGTVAGFLGPNGSGKSTTIRILLGLLTSDGGSAVLLGGDPWRNAVELHRRLAYVPGDVSLWPNLTGGQAIDILSRLRGGVDDAKRDELLERFELDPTKKARSYSKGNRQKVALVAGLASNAELLVLDEPTSGLDPLMEEVFTDCIREVKAEGRSVLLSSHIFAEVEKLCDTVTIIREGKTVESGRLDELRHLHRTIVSVVLDRDASVLASVPGVSDLVADGAKATFTVGEAELGGVLSAVSAYSPRQLVSSPPSLEDLFLRHYGGVSTGSGTAPVQTAGVR is encoded by the coding sequence ATGTCCCCAAATATCCCTGCCATTGAAGTGTCCGGACTGCGGAAGCGGTTCGGGCAGACCACCGCGCTGGACGGCCTGGACCTCCGGGTCGAGAAGGGCACCGTTGCGGGCTTCCTGGGACCGAACGGTTCCGGCAAGTCGACCACCATCCGCATCCTTTTGGGCCTGCTGACGTCCGACGGCGGCAGCGCCGTCCTGCTGGGCGGCGACCCCTGGCGCAACGCCGTGGAGCTCCACCGCCGCCTCGCCTACGTCCCGGGGGACGTGAGCCTGTGGCCCAACCTCACGGGCGGCCAGGCCATCGACATCCTGTCCCGGCTCCGCGGCGGCGTGGACGACGCCAAGCGCGACGAGCTGCTGGAGCGCTTTGAACTGGACCCCACCAAGAAGGCGCGCAGCTACTCCAAGGGCAACCGGCAGAAGGTGGCGCTCGTGGCCGGTCTGGCCTCCAACGCCGAACTCCTGGTCCTGGACGAGCCGACGTCCGGCCTGGACCCGCTGATGGAGGAAGTGTTCACGGACTGCATCCGGGAGGTCAAGGCAGAGGGACGCAGCGTGCTTCTGTCCAGCCACATCTTTGCCGAGGTGGAGAAGCTGTGCGACACCGTCACCATCATCCGGGAGGGCAAGACGGTTGAGTCGGGCCGGCTGGACGAGCTCCGGCACCTCCACCGCACCATCGTTTCGGTGGTGCTGGACCGCGACGCCTCCGTCCTGGCCTCGGTGCCGGGCGTCAGTGACCTGGTGGCCGACGGCGCCAAGGCCACCTTCACCGTGGGCGAGGCTGAGCTGGGCGGCGTGTTGTCCGCCGTTTCGGCCTACTCTCCGCGCCAGCTGGTTTCCAGCCCGCCGTCGCTGGAGGACCTCTTCCTGCGCCACTACGGCGGCGTTTCCACGGGCAGCGGGACTGCCCCGGTACAGACCGCGGGTGTGCGATGA
- a CDS encoding SulP family inorganic anion transporter yields MQILRTPRLLSREVLAGMVTTLALVPEVISFSVIAGVDPMVSLIASVVLAVSMSFLGGRSAMVTAAAGSVALVIAPMVRAHGVDYVLPAVLLAGLVQIAFGAAGLARLMRFIPRSVMIGFVNALGILIFAAQVPHLLGVPWLVYPLFALTLLIIAVLPRITRAVPAPLVAIVVVTAVAVLAGLDVPDVAGEGPMNGGLPGLTPFLAPLNLETLRIVWPTALSVAFVGLLETLLTAKLVDDITDTRSRKTRESWALGVANILAGWYGGIAGCAMIGQTVVNVKIGRARSRISTLTAGLLLLLLITSLSAVMGRIPMVALAAVMMVVAASTVNWHSVRPATLKRMPVPETLVMVVTVGVVVATGNLALGVLAGTLLAMVLFARRVAHVIDVRRVLADDGGSVRYVVTGPLFFGSSNDLVEQFSYALDPAAVEVDLSAAQIWDASSVAAVDSVEEKFTQHGCRVEITGLDNRSRAFHGNLSGRL; encoded by the coding sequence CTGCAGATCCTGCGCACGCCGAGGCTGCTCAGCCGCGAGGTGCTTGCCGGCATGGTGACCACCTTGGCCCTGGTTCCGGAAGTCATTTCATTTTCCGTCATTGCCGGGGTGGATCCGATGGTGTCCCTCATCGCCTCCGTGGTGCTCGCGGTGTCCATGTCCTTCCTGGGCGGCCGTTCCGCCATGGTCACCGCCGCGGCGGGCTCGGTGGCCCTGGTGATCGCGCCCATGGTCCGGGCCCACGGCGTGGACTACGTGCTGCCGGCCGTGTTGCTGGCCGGCCTGGTCCAAATTGCGTTTGGCGCCGCCGGCCTGGCCAGGCTGATGCGCTTCATCCCCCGCTCGGTCATGATCGGCTTCGTCAACGCGCTGGGGATCCTGATCTTCGCCGCGCAGGTGCCCCACCTGCTTGGCGTACCGTGGCTCGTGTACCCGCTGTTCGCCCTGACACTGTTGATCATTGCCGTGCTGCCCAGGATCACCAGGGCGGTGCCCGCCCCGCTCGTGGCGATCGTCGTGGTGACGGCGGTTGCCGTCCTGGCCGGTCTTGACGTGCCCGACGTGGCCGGCGAGGGCCCCATGAACGGCGGGCTTCCCGGGCTGACGCCCTTCCTGGCGCCCTTGAACCTGGAAACCCTGCGGATTGTCTGGCCCACGGCCCTGAGCGTGGCGTTCGTGGGGCTCCTGGAAACCCTGCTGACGGCCAAGCTTGTCGACGACATCACAGACACCCGCTCGCGCAAGACCCGGGAATCCTGGGCCCTGGGCGTGGCGAACATCCTGGCCGGCTGGTACGGCGGGATCGCCGGCTGCGCCATGATTGGCCAGACTGTGGTCAACGTGAAGATCGGCCGGGCCAGAAGCCGCATTTCCACCCTGACGGCGGGGCTGCTTTTGTTGCTGCTCATCACGTCGTTGAGTGCCGTCATGGGCCGGATTCCCATGGTGGCGCTGGCCGCCGTCATGATGGTGGTGGCGGCCTCCACCGTCAACTGGCACAGCGTGCGCCCGGCAACCTTGAAACGCATGCCCGTGCCGGAGACCCTCGTCATGGTCGTGACCGTCGGCGTGGTGGTGGCCACGGGCAACCTGGCGCTGGGCGTCCTGGCGGGCACGCTCCTGGCGATGGTGCTCTTTGCCCGCCGGGTTGCCCATGTCATTGACGTCCGGCGCGTCCTGGCCGACGACGGCGGGAGCGTCCGCTACGTGGTCACGGGCCCGTTGTTTTTTGGCAGCAGCAACGACCTCGTGGAGCAGTTCAGCTATGCGCTGGATCCTGCCGCGGTGGAGGTGGACCTGTCCGCGGCCCAAATCTGGGATGCCTCCTCGGTGGCGGCCGTCGATTCGGTGGAGGAAAAATTCACCCAGCACGGGTGCAGGGTGGAAATCACGGGGCTGGACAACCGCAGCCGCGCGTTCCACGGCAACCTCAGCGGCCGGCTCTAA
- the lipA gene encoding lipoyl synthase, with amino-acid sequence MSLAPEGRKMLRIEQRNAAVPVERKPEWMKAKVEMGPEYIAMKNLVKGQGLHTVCEEAGCPNIFECWEDREATFLIGGSECTRRCDFCQIDTGRPSPIDRFEPTKVARSVVQMNLRYATVTGVARDDLADEGVWLYAETVRKIHELNPNTGVELLIPDFSGKPGHIKAICDSAPEVFAHNVETVPRIFKRIRPAFRYDRSLDVLTQGRDHGMVTKSNLILGMGETRAEISTALQDLHDAGTDLITITQYLRPSERHLPVDRWVKPQEFLELSEEAEEIGFLGVMSGPLVRSSYRAGRLWATAMRKKGRDIPEHLAHIAEGIEDSGHTRQEAASLIAAH; translated from the coding sequence CGGAATGGATGAAGGCCAAGGTCGAGATGGGCCCGGAGTACATTGCGATGAAGAACCTGGTCAAGGGCCAGGGCCTGCACACGGTGTGCGAGGAGGCCGGCTGCCCGAACATCTTCGAGTGCTGGGAGGACCGGGAGGCCACGTTCCTCATCGGCGGCTCCGAATGCACCCGCCGCTGTGATTTCTGCCAGATCGACACGGGCAGGCCCTCCCCGATCGACAGGTTCGAGCCCACCAAGGTCGCCCGGTCCGTGGTGCAGATGAACCTGCGCTACGCGACCGTGACCGGGGTGGCCCGCGACGACCTGGCCGATGAGGGCGTGTGGCTCTACGCCGAAACGGTGCGCAAGATCCACGAGCTGAACCCGAACACGGGCGTGGAGCTGCTCATCCCGGACTTCTCCGGCAAGCCCGGGCACATCAAGGCGATCTGCGACTCCGCCCCGGAGGTGTTCGCCCACAACGTGGAGACCGTCCCGCGGATCTTCAAGCGCATCCGCCCGGCCTTCCGCTACGACCGCTCCCTGGACGTCCTCACCCAGGGCCGGGACCACGGGATGGTCACCAAGTCCAACCTGATCCTGGGCATGGGCGAGACCCGGGCCGAAATCTCCACCGCCCTGCAGGACCTGCACGACGCCGGGACCGACCTGATCACGATCACCCAGTACCTGCGCCCCTCCGAACGGCACCTGCCGGTGGACCGCTGGGTCAAGCCGCAGGAATTCCTGGAACTCTCCGAGGAGGCGGAGGAGATCGGTTTCCTGGGCGTCATGTCCGGACCCCTGGTGCGTTCCTCCTACCGGGCCGGGCGCCTGTGGGCCACGGCCATGCGCAAAAAGGGCCGCGACATCCCCGAACACCTCGCCCACATCGCCGAAGGCATCGAGGACTCCGGACACACCCGCCAGGAAGCCGCCTCCCTCATCGCCGCACACTAG
- a CDS encoding ABC transporter permease, translating to MSVAAPRRHAAAARSTAGTLSGYGLSVRFILRRNWLRLIIWAAVLAVMIPIVYTSQQATFPTQADRDAYANVANTPAIAAMTGLPYAAGSLGGILVIKIWMTLAVALGLASVFLVTRNGRADEEAGRTELLRGSALGRHAFSLANYTVVGGLSVVTGLLISLLALSDKLPAAGSWVLGGSIAGVGLAFVGLAALCGQLSSTSRGANSLGVAVLAVFYLIRAVADVNAHDTNVTALSWFSPIGWGQSMRSYAQDTWWPFLALLALAVSGCVLALRVETRRDLGLGLIPARRGPARATSFLATPLGLALRLQRATLVSWLCGAVVAGLFFGSVAQAMTSVLDPSNAVAKAFLGGSQNVLNGILGTFVLFSAVLAGAFAVQSLSGAYAEEAGGRLEPQLAGSLARTRWLGAHTAVAAAGSAVMLLLSGWLTGVSSNGAATGPAMAGASLAYWPAVLLMMGVLLLLHGFLPRLSVSLTWAVYGASLVIAMFGPLFSLSESAIKSTPFGAVPRLPAEAFAFLPLLVLTAIAVVLGALGIRRFTTRDITAG from the coding sequence ATGAGCGTCGCAGCCCCGCGACGCCATGCCGCCGCGGCCCGGTCGACCGCGGGCACGCTGTCCGGCTACGGCCTGTCCGTGCGGTTCATCCTGCGCCGCAACTGGCTGCGCCTGATCATCTGGGCAGCCGTGCTGGCCGTCATGATCCCCATTGTCTACACCTCACAGCAGGCGACCTTTCCCACCCAGGCGGACCGGGACGCCTACGCCAACGTGGCCAACACCCCGGCCATTGCGGCCATGACCGGCCTGCCCTACGCGGCCGGGAGCCTGGGCGGCATCCTGGTCATCAAGATCTGGATGACCCTCGCCGTCGCACTGGGCCTTGCATCCGTCTTCCTGGTGACCCGCAACGGCCGGGCGGACGAGGAGGCGGGCCGCACCGAACTGCTGCGCGGCTCCGCGCTGGGGCGGCACGCGTTCAGCCTTGCCAACTACACGGTGGTGGGCGGCCTGAGCGTCGTCACCGGGCTGCTCATCTCGCTGCTCGCCCTGTCTGACAAGCTTCCCGCTGCCGGGTCGTGGGTGCTGGGCGGCTCGATTGCCGGCGTCGGGCTTGCGTTTGTCGGCCTTGCCGCGCTGTGCGGGCAGCTCAGTTCCACGAGCCGCGGCGCCAACTCGCTGGGCGTGGCCGTGCTGGCCGTGTTCTACCTCATCCGGGCCGTGGCTGACGTCAATGCGCACGACACCAACGTCACGGCGCTGAGCTGGTTCTCGCCGATCGGCTGGGGCCAGAGCATGCGCTCCTACGCCCAGGACACCTGGTGGCCGTTCCTGGCCCTGCTGGCCCTGGCCGTCTCCGGCTGCGTGCTGGCCCTGCGCGTAGAGACCCGCCGCGACCTGGGACTGGGACTGATTCCGGCCCGCCGCGGGCCGGCACGGGCCACCTCATTCCTGGCCACGCCCCTCGGACTGGCCCTGCGGCTGCAGCGCGCCACGCTCGTCTCGTGGCTCTGCGGGGCCGTTGTCGCCGGGCTCTTTTTCGGCAGCGTTGCGCAGGCCATGACCAGTGTCCTCGACCCGTCAAACGCAGTCGCCAAGGCGTTCCTCGGCGGCTCCCAGAACGTGCTCAACGGCATTCTGGGCACCTTCGTGCTGTTCAGCGCCGTGCTGGCCGGCGCCTTCGCCGTCCAGAGCCTCTCCGGCGCGTATGCGGAGGAGGCCGGCGGCAGGCTCGAGCCGCAGCTGGCCGGATCGCTCGCGCGCACCCGGTGGCTCGGCGCCCACACCGCAGTGGCAGCGGCCGGCTCGGCCGTGATGCTGCTGCTCAGCGGCTGGCTCACCGGCGTTTCCTCCAACGGCGCCGCCACCGGTCCCGCCATGGCGGGGGCTTCGCTCGCCTACTGGCCGGCGGTCCTGTTGATGATGGGCGTGCTGCTGCTCCTGCACGGCTTCCTGCCACGACTGAGCGTGAGCCTGACGTGGGCCGTCTACGGGGCGTCCCTGGTGATAGCCATGTTCGGGCCGCTGTTTTCGCTGTCTGAAAGCGCCATCAAGTCCACGCCGTTTGGTGCCGTTCCGCGGCTGCCTGCCGAGGCCTTCGCCTTCCTGCCCCTGCTGGTGCTGACCGCCATTGCCGTGGTCCTCGGCGCCCTCGGCATCCGGCGGTTCACCACGCGCGACATCACGGCGGGGTAG
- a CDS encoding TetR/AcrR family transcriptional regulator, with product MSTAQDDLTGRARLRDAAIECFAAQGFEESLRAIAARAGVSAGLVRHHFGSKENLRAECDATVLERYRKLKVDSLNAEPSVMFAQLPSSREGGILMVYILRSVRDGGAAGRAFLESLVAEGIEFSADAVARGLVVPSRNEEARVRHLVRQSVGALIVQLGMWPDLALDDFEGVMERFYAESMLPTLELYTEGLFTDRTYLDQYLAFAAGANNPPAGIAEETSSH from the coding sequence ATGAGTACAGCGCAGGACGATCTCACGGGTCGCGCCCGCTTGCGCGACGCGGCCATCGAGTGCTTCGCGGCACAGGGTTTCGAGGAATCCCTGCGGGCCATCGCGGCGCGCGCGGGGGTCAGCGCCGGGCTGGTGCGCCACCACTTTGGGTCCAAGGAAAACCTGCGGGCCGAGTGCGACGCCACGGTGCTGGAGCGCTACCGCAAACTCAAGGTTGACAGCCTCAACGCCGAACCTTCGGTCATGTTCGCCCAGCTGCCCTCGTCCCGGGAAGGCGGCATCCTGATGGTCTACATCCTGCGCAGCGTCCGCGACGGCGGAGCGGCAGGGCGCGCCTTCCTGGAGAGCCTGGTGGCCGAAGGGATCGAGTTTTCCGCCGATGCCGTGGCCCGCGGCCTCGTGGTGCCCAGCCGGAACGAGGAGGCCCGCGTCCGCCACCTGGTCCGCCAGTCCGTGGGGGCGCTGATCGTGCAGCTGGGCATGTGGCCGGACCTCGCGCTCGACGACTTCGAGGGCGTCATGGAGCGGTTCTACGCGGAATCGATGCTGCCCACGCTTGAGCTTTACACCGAAGGCCTTTTCACCGACCGCACGTACCTCGACCAGTACCTGGCCTTCGCGGCCGGCGCCAACAACCCGCCCGCGGGCATCGCGGAAGAAACGTCGTCGCACTAA
- a CDS encoding malate dehydrogenase, whose protein sequence is MDTQPAPVTVTVTGAAGQIGYALLFRIASGAMLGADVPVNLRLLEIPAAARAAEGTVLELMDCAFPLVAGLEVFDDPARAFDGANIGLLVGARPRGPGMERADLLSANGGIFSVQGKAVNDGAAADFRAVVVGNPANTNALIAAAHAQDVPASRFTAMTRLDHNRAVSQLAAKTGRPVPGVRNIAIWGNHSASQYPDITHATVDGAPALDLVDEKWVVDEFIPRVAQRGAEVIAARGASSAASAANAAIEHIRLWTQGTGEGGWTSMAVPSDGSYGVPEGLVSSFPVTAAGGEYSIVQGLDVNDFSRERIDASVAELASERDAVKGLGLI, encoded by the coding sequence ATGGACACGCAACCAGCACCTGTCACTGTCACCGTCACCGGCGCCGCCGGCCAGATCGGCTACGCACTTCTATTCCGGATCGCCTCCGGCGCCATGCTGGGCGCGGACGTGCCGGTGAATCTGCGCCTGCTGGAGATTCCCGCGGCCGCCCGGGCCGCCGAAGGAACCGTGCTGGAACTGATGGACTGCGCGTTTCCGCTGGTGGCCGGCCTGGAAGTCTTCGACGATCCGGCACGGGCGTTCGACGGCGCCAACATCGGCCTGCTTGTAGGCGCCAGGCCGCGTGGGCCGGGCATGGAGCGTGCCGATCTCCTTTCCGCGAACGGCGGCATCTTCTCGGTCCAGGGCAAGGCCGTCAATGACGGCGCGGCCGCGGACTTCAGGGCGGTGGTGGTCGGCAACCCCGCCAACACGAATGCGCTGATCGCGGCGGCGCACGCCCAGGACGTCCCGGCGTCGAGGTTCACGGCGATGACGAGGCTGGACCACAACCGCGCCGTTTCGCAGCTGGCGGCCAAGACCGGCAGGCCTGTGCCGGGCGTCCGGAACATCGCCATCTGGGGAAACCACTCCGCGTCCCAATACCCGGACATCACGCACGCCACGGTTGACGGCGCCCCGGCCTTGGACCTGGTGGACGAGAAATGGGTTGTCGACGAGTTCATCCCCCGGGTCGCACAGCGCGGGGCGGAGGTGATCGCTGCGCGCGGCGCCTCGTCCGCGGCGTCCGCAGCCAACGCTGCCATTGAACACATCCGCCTGTGGACGCAGGGCACCGGGGAGGGCGGTTGGACCAGCATGGCCGTGCCGTCCGACGGCTCCTACGGCGTGCCGGAGGGCCTGGTCAGTTCCTTCCCGGTCACGGCAGCCGGCGGGGAGTACAGCATCGTGCAGGGGCTGGACGTCAACGACTTTTCCAGGGAAAGAATTGATGCGAGCGTGGCCGAGCTTGCCTCGGAGCGCGACGCCGTGAAGGGCCTGGGCCTGATCTAG
- a CDS encoding hemerythrin domain-containing protein encodes MEANTLGGALEREHRQIDGGIEAYLAGLDGPANPAPLLAALTGLRRHIYLEEQFLFPPLKAAGLMGPIFVMLREHGQLWSSMDNLEQLLADGADGGARREACTALLALLDAHNSKEEPIIYTQADAILSEDAGSELQDFLAQGTTPDGWVCSAASR; translated from the coding sequence GTGGAAGCGAACACTTTGGGCGGCGCGCTGGAAAGGGAGCACCGGCAGATCGACGGCGGGATCGAGGCCTACCTCGCGGGCCTGGACGGGCCGGCGAATCCCGCACCGCTGCTGGCGGCGCTCACCGGCCTGCGCCGACACATCTACCTGGAGGAGCAGTTCCTGTTCCCGCCGCTGAAGGCCGCCGGGCTCATGGGGCCCATCTTCGTCATGCTGCGCGAGCACGGCCAGCTGTGGTCGTCGATGGACAACCTGGAACAGCTGCTTGCGGACGGCGCTGACGGGGGCGCACGGCGCGAGGCCTGCACGGCGCTCCTGGCGCTCCTCGACGCGCACAATTCGAAGGAGGAACCCATCATCTACACGCAGGCCGACGCCATCCTCTCCGAAGACGCGGGCAGCGAGCTGCAGGATTTCCTTGCCCAAGGCACGACGCCGGACGGCTGGGTTTGCAGCGCGGCCTCCCGTTAA
- a CDS encoding malonic semialdehyde reductase yields MSIDVASEITLQDELIVDADAAAALFLDARTANSWAEGEIADETLEAVYALARMAPTAMNIQPLRITWVRSAEARERLVAHMSDGNKAKTLNAPLVAVLSYDTDWHELMPTTAPHAAGMVPTFAANDALRQGMAVNNAHIQAGFFIMAARAAGLAAGPMAGFDAAGIDTEFNEGTQRKAFLVVNLGRPNGIVDRARLHRLEFDAATATV; encoded by the coding sequence GTGAGCATTGACGTCGCATCGGAAATCACACTGCAGGATGAATTGATCGTGGACGCGGACGCCGCGGCGGCCCTGTTCCTGGACGCACGCACCGCCAACAGCTGGGCCGAGGGCGAGATCGCCGACGAGACACTCGAAGCCGTGTACGCGCTGGCCCGCATGGCCCCGACCGCGATGAACATCCAACCGCTGCGCATCACGTGGGTGCGTTCGGCCGAGGCCCGCGAACGCCTGGTGGCGCACATGTCCGACGGCAACAAGGCCAAGACCCTGAACGCTCCGCTGGTGGCCGTGCTCAGCTATGACACCGACTGGCACGAACTCATGCCCACCACCGCGCCGCACGCCGCCGGCATGGTCCCCACCTTCGCCGCCAACGACGCCCTCCGCCAGGGCATGGCCGTGAACAACGCCCACATCCAGGCCGGGTTCTTCATCATGGCCGCCCGCGCCGCCGGCCTGGCCGCCGGTCCCATGGCGGGCTTTGACGCCGCCGGGATCGACACCGAGTTCAACGAAGGCACGCAGCGCAAGGCTTTCCTGGTGGTCAACCTGGGCAGGCCGAACGGCATCGTGGACCGCGCACGCCTGCACCGCCTGGAGTTCGACGCCGCCACCGCCACGGTCTGA
- a CDS encoding dienelactone hydrolase family protein — MLEFTAAGQDFVAYRAEPAGQVRGAVVVIHEIWGLADHIKDVADRFAAAGYLAVAPDLMGLAGLDATLLAELGADRNDPVKRTEIQPRIRAATEPMRSPGRAGQIQAGVAAVFDYLESSAEGAGRTAVVGFCFGGTYSFALAVSDARVAAAVPFYGQANYTAEELSGITCPVLAFYGEEDKALTDDLPDLIERMRQSGVDFRYTVFAGAGHAFFNDTNPVSYRAEPARIAWQEALEFLGAALR, encoded by the coding sequence ATGCTTGAATTCACGGCTGCCGGCCAGGACTTTGTCGCCTACCGGGCGGAGCCTGCCGGCCAGGTCCGCGGCGCAGTCGTGGTGATTCATGAGATCTGGGGACTCGCGGACCACATCAAGGACGTGGCAGACAGGTTCGCGGCCGCCGGGTACCTCGCCGTGGCGCCGGACCTGATGGGCCTGGCGGGCCTGGATGCCACCTTGCTGGCTGAGCTCGGCGCCGACCGCAACGACCCCGTCAAACGAACGGAAATCCAGCCCCGGATCAGGGCGGCCACGGAGCCCATGCGTTCGCCGGGCCGGGCCGGGCAGATCCAGGCCGGGGTGGCAGCGGTGTTCGATTACCTGGAGTCCAGCGCCGAGGGTGCCGGGCGGACCGCCGTCGTCGGTTTCTGCTTTGGCGGCACCTACTCCTTCGCCCTGGCCGTGTCGGACGCACGGGTCGCCGCGGCCGTGCCGTTTTACGGCCAGGCCAACTACACGGCGGAGGAACTGTCCGGGATCACGTGCCCGGTGCTGGCCTTCTACGGGGAAGAGGACAAGGCCCTCACGGATGACTTGCCGGACTTGATCGAGCGCATGCGCCAGTCCGGCGTCGACTTCAGGTACACGGTCTTCGCCGGCGCCGGCCATGCATTCTTCAACGACACCAACCCGGTGTCCTACCGCGCGGAGCCGGCCCGGATTGCGTGGCAGGAAGCCCTTGAATTCCTCGGAGCGGCCCTGCGCTGA